The following proteins come from a genomic window of Haliaeetus albicilla chromosome 23, bHalAlb1.1, whole genome shotgun sequence:
- the TSC22D3 gene encoding TSC22 domain family protein 3 isoform X2 → MSTGMYQSPMEVAVYQLHNFSISFFSSLLGGDVVSVKLDNSASGASVVAIDNKIEQAMDLVKNHLMYAVREEVEVLKEQIKELLEKNSQLERENSLLKTLASPEQLEKFQSRLPAEVLCTEEQSPGAAAPAQHSGGSAV, encoded by the exons ATGAGCACCGGCATGTACCAGTCCCCCATGGAGGTGGCTGTCTACCAGCTCCACAACTTCTccatctcctttttctcctccctgctggggggggacgTGGTCTCCGTGAAGCTCGACAACAG CGCCTCCGGAGCCAGCGTGGTGGCCATCGACAACAAGATCGAGCAGGCAATG GATCTTGTGAAAAATCACCTGATGTATGCAGTGCGGGAGGAAGTGGAGGTCCTGAAAGAGCAAATCAAAGAACTGTTGGAGAAAAACTCCCAGCTGGAGCGTGAAAACAGCCTCCTGAAGACCCTCGCCAGCCCTGAGCAGCTGGAGAAGTTCCAGTCCCGGCTCCCTGCAGAGGTCCTGTGCACAGAGGAGCAGAGCCCCGGGgcagctgccccagcccagcactcAGGGGGCTCTGCGGTGTAA